In bacterium, the DNA window GGTAAAACAATGCGGGCTTTGGCTAAGCTTTTGCGTTTGGTTTTAGGAGAGGATGGCAGAGGTGTAATTTTAGATATTAATAACTATCAAAAAGACAGGGTTGAACGTTTGAGACTATTAGCTTTTGAGTTTGCTGACAAAGCCAAGCGTCTTAATAAGCCGCAAGTTTTGCCTTTTATGTCTGCTTATGAGCGGCGAATAGTCCACTTAGCCTTGAAAGAGAGAGAAGATATTGTTAGTGAAAGTGAAGGAGAGGAGCCGCAACGCAGAGTAATAATTAAACCTAAAAAATAAGCTGGTTTTAGTATTGTTCTAATTCCTTTTTAAATTGTTGGGCTATTTTTTTTCTGCCTCCCTCAGGATGAATTTTGTAAAGAAATAAAGAGGCAAAATTTGTGTCTTTCTGGTTTTTGGCTTTAATTTTTTCTTTTTGCCAAAGATAAAGTTTTCTCTCCAGCCAATCGCCAAAGAGATTAAGAGTCTTTTCAGTTAAGAACATAAAAAAAGAAAGAGGCTTTATTTTACCTTTCTTTTTAGGCAGTCCTAAATTAGGTAAGTGCTTTTTAACCCAAGAGTTTTGTTGCTGGAAGTGATAACAGGCGGCTTTTCCTGCCAATGGTTTTAGGGTACTAAGCCAGTAAATAAGCAGGGGATCTTTTTTGAGTTTCAAGAATTTAAGGTTTGACTTTTTTAGATCGACAAAATAACTTAGGCAAAACTTTTGGGGGTCAGAGTTTTTTCCTTTGCGTCTTTTTTGTCCAAGAATCAAAAA includes these proteins:
- a CDS encoding KH domain-containing protein; protein product: MDKLRKKTEEFFSKAGFTGEIEIEDTEEGKRINFQSEESGFLIGHHGKTMRALAKLLRLVLGEDGRGVILDINNYQKDRVERLRLLAFEFADKAKRLNKPQVLPFMSAYERRIVHLALKEREDIVSESEGEEPQRRVIIKPKK